One segment of Babylonia areolata isolate BAREFJ2019XMU chromosome 24, ASM4173473v1, whole genome shotgun sequence DNA contains the following:
- the LOC143298625 gene encoding circadian locomoter output cycles protein kaput-like produces MNYGKRIALFRPPSSRSIESESVLSIDDLDDGDEKDNVKRKTRNLSEKKRRDQFNLLINELCSMVASNNKKMDKSTVLKSAIQFLKTHQEISVQSAANEIKEDWKPTFLCNEEFAQLMLEAVDSFLIVFTQRGSVLYVSESVTSLLGHLPTDLINRSLYDFVHEDDHVKLYNVLSTYHMQSSSLGLDFEKPENQLSLTCHLRRGTIDPKDQSTYELVHISGSSRLLSSDDDMLLEDQSNDHLGLQSLSMSVCFCCTVRLHTSHIIREMSNVDEATCEFTSRHSLEWKFLFLDHRAPPIIGYLPFEVLGTSGYDYYHPEDIERVSKCHEQLMQMGEGTSCYYRFLTKGQQWIWLRTRYYITYHQWNSKPEFIVCTNTVVRFADVRSQLRKELGYSEEDSFSSLVAEPSKTEKSLRSPSLCSVSSGGQSRTRTVSSPSKRHRSLSKSPDCVSSVSGQASDVDSSQQHPHSTEKEPNHTRKYVTSQLQSLLQQHLQRNTALRSMQQQQQQQQQQRLAPATVTPGSSNVTSSTSVPQLMPSIVPIMAMPPNMIHMPQPQLMDQGVSVPNNVPSSPDVNPAQPVMVQSSVFLTPAQQLLHDQLLQKSEQLQDTIRRQQEELRQITQQLAQARGPPQQQQQQQPSPADILPMQNAVPPNSTTPLLVAPSEPITAALSVMRSGGGNHIMLSQLHMEAASFRSASGPHQPGPFHIISPESDLGFCNNDLSDSC; encoded by the exons TGAAAGTGTTCTCAGTATTGACGACTTAGACGACGgagatgagaaagacaatgtCAAAAG GAAAACACGGAACCTCAGCGAGAAGAAGCGGCGCGACCAGTTCAACCTGCTCATCAACGAGTTGTGCAGCATGGTGGcctccaacaacaaaaagatggacAAGTCCACCGTCCTCAAGTCCGCCATCCAATTCCTCAAAACACATCAAG aGATCTCAGTGCAGTCTGCAGCCAATGAAATCAAAGAGGACTGGAAGCCAACGTTTCTGTGTAACGAGGAGTTTGCACAGCTGATGTTAGAG GCAGTGGATAGTTTCCTGATTGTGTTCACACAGCGGGGGTCTGTGCTGTATGTGTCAGAGAGTGTGACCTCTCTGCTGGGACATCTGCCT aCTGACCTGATCAACCGGTCGCTATATGACTTTGTTCATGAAGACGACCACGTCAAGCTGTACAATGTGCTGTCCACCTACCACATGCAGTCCAGCAGTCTAGGCCTGGACTTTGAAAAAC CAGAAAACCAGTTGAGCCTGACGTGCCATTTACGACGTGGAACCATTGACCCAAAGGACCAGTCCACGTACGAATTAGTTCACATATCTGGCAGTTCCCGCCTTCTGTCCAGTGATGATG acatgctGCTGGAGGACCAGTCCAACGACCACCTGGGCCTGCAGTCGCTCAGCATGTCCGTGTGTTTCTGCTGCACCGTGCGCCTCCACACCTCACACATCATCCGCGAGATGTCCAACGTGGATGAGGCCACCTGCGAGTTCACCTCACGCCACTCCTTAGAGTGGAAGTTCCTCTTCCTcgatcacag GGCGCCCCCTATCATTGGTTACCTGCCCTTTGAGGTGCTGGGGACATCAGGGTATGACTACTACCACCCGGAGGACATTGAGCGGGTGTCCAAGTGTCACGAGCAGC tgatgcaGATGGGGGAGGGGACGTCATGCTACTACCGCTTCCTGACCAAGGGCCAGCAGTGGATCTGGTTGCGGACGCGGTACTACATCACCTACCACCAGTGGAACTCCAAGCCTGAGTTCATCGTCTGCACCAACACCGTTGTCAG GTTTGCCGATGTGCGGTCACAGCTGCGCAAAGAGCTGGGCTACTCAGAGGAGGACAGCTTCAGCAGCCTGGTTGCAGAGCCATCCAAAACAGAGAAGTCCCTTCGCAGTCCTTCCCTCTGCTCAGTGTCGTCAGGAGGTCAGAGTCGCACTCGCACTGTGTCGTCGCCCTCCAAGCGTCATCGTTCGTTGTCAAAGTCACCCGACTGTGTATCAA GTGTCAGTGGACAGGCGTCGGACGTGGACAGCTCACAGCAGCACCCACACTCCACAGAGAAGGAGCCGAACCACACCCGCAAGTACGTCACCAGCCAGCTGCAGAGCCTGCTGCAGCAGCACCTGCAGCGCAACACAGCGCTACGCAgcatgcagcagcaacagcagcagcagcagcagcaacggttgGCCCCAGCAACTGTGACCCCTGGCAGCAGCAATGTGACGTCATCAACGTCGGTGCCCCAGCTGATGCCCAGCATCGTGCCCATCATGGCCATGCCGCCCAACATGATCCACATGCCCCAGCCACAG ttaATGGACCAGGGCGTGTCTGTACCCAACAATGTGCCCTCATCCCCTGATGTCAACCCTGCTCAGCCCGTG ATGGTGCAGTCGAGCGTGTTCCTGACGCCAGCGCAGCAACTGCTGCACGACCAGCTGCTGCAGAAGTCGGAACAGCTGCAGGACACTATCCGGCGCCAGCAGGAGGAGCTGCGACAGATCACACAGCAGCTGGCACAGGCTCGTGGCCCcccccaacagcaacagcagcagcagccatcaCCAGCCGACATCTTGCCCATGCAGAATGCAG TGCCCCCCAACTCCACCACGCCCTTGCTGGTGGCACCCAGCGAGCCTATCACTGCAGCACTAAGCGTGATGCGGTCTGGAGGGGGGAACCACATCATGCTGTCGCAGCTCCACATGGAAGCCGCATCGTTCAGGTCCGCATCAGGCCCGCATCAGCCGGGGCCCTTCCACATTATCTCCCCTGAGTCTGACCTCGGCTTCTGCAACAACGATCTCTCTGACTCTTGTTAA